TACTTCAGGCATCTCTGAAAAGTCCGGAAGGAAAAAATACGTATTAAGCATATCTTTCTCCAAGAGGTCTTCCAATACTTCAACGATAATTTCGACACTCCGAAGGATATCTTTCGTGTTTCTTGCTTCATAAGATTTAGCAATCTCTACTCGGAGAAATGGGATAGCAAGGTCTAACTCCTCATTTAATGGAGGTACTTCCTCCAAAGGATTGTCTGTAGTCAATAAGAGATACAACAAATTGTACAGCGCATCAGTCATAATATTTCTTTCCATATTAACTGTAAGTTGGCTTCTGAAATATTTATGATACTCCACTCTTCTCACCATGAAGGTTTTAGTGGTGCCTGGCCGCTCTCGTTTGCAAAGTTCCTCAAGCCTTATGTCTTCCATCAGAATAAACAATTGTCTGCTAAAGCTTGATAGATGTGTTTTTTTCATAAAGGCAAAAAGCTGTTTAATCACTTTATAATCAGTATGTACAACAGATCCCACACTTCGTAAATACACATCGCTTTTCATGCCGTGCAGTTTTTCGAAAGTCGGATGGTTATCCCAAAATAAACTGATAAACATTTTATTCATATATGGGTCATAGTAGGACTTGAACGCATATTCCACTTCAAGATCTTTCTTCTTAGAAAGGGAAGTCGCTAAGTCCGATAATTCCATAAATAGAAAGGAATCAATTTTTTTATCATTAAAAACGATAGGTCTCAAGTTAATCTCCTCATTCAAACAAAGTTTGTGCGATGTTTAAGATAGCGGCTTTTTCTCTATCATCTTCCAACTTTTCGACAATACCACGCTTAATCGCTCTAAGTGGTGGTAAGTATACACTAAGATCACAAGTGTCTAATAGTGCGCGCACAGACGCAGCTTCTTCGGATAGATTTCCGTTTTCAACAAGCGCGATAAGGTCAGCTGATAATGTTACATATTTCTTAAGCAATTTTTCATCTTCCAGTTTGGATTGACTTTTCAATACTTGAAGTAACACTTCTCCCTGTACATAAGGTACATCAATAACTACAAAACGATTTTTCAATGCTTCATTTAATGGTACCGTTCCCACATATCCTTCATTGATGGCAGCAATCACGCCAAAGTTCTGATTTGCTTTCACAACTTCCCCTGTAAAAGGATTCGTAATCGTTTTACGGTAATCCAACACTCCGTTTAAAATTGGCAAAGTTTCTGGTTTCGCCATATTTATCTCATCTATATAAAGAAGGTTTCCTTGCTTCATTGCATTGATTACTGGACCTGGCACAAACTCTATCGTCGCTTTTCCATCATTATTGTGGATGGTCTTAAAGCCAAGTAGTGCCTCAGCATCTAAATCTACAGAGCAGTTGATACTATGCATCGGCTGATAAAAAATGGAAGATAACGTTTCTGCCAACTTCGTTTTCCCCGATCCTGTTGGCCCTTTTAACAGGACGTTCTTCCCCATAGATAAAGCAATGATACAATCAAACAATACATCATCATCAGCTGATGTATACCCTGCTGATCCTATAAGGGAGCTTGTACCATCGTTTTCTTTATTTTTTTTAATCTTATCTTGAATAGCTGTAGGTAATTGATCTATAGCAAACATCTTTCAGTCTCCTTTTAACTTATTCCATTTAGTATCCCACATTTTGAGCGTAGATATCGTATTATTGAAAAAGGCTGCTGACATTAGATTGTCAACAGCCTAGTACATTATATCAATTATTGCTTGTTACTTGAAGTAAAAAGAGTTAGCTTACTTGATGCTATCCACTTCTTGCACTACTTTGTTCTTTCCGGAAACAATCCAGCCACCAACAGCGATACCGATCAAGACAATCCAGAACATCGCTTTAAATAACGGACTGTGCGGGAAGTGGTATGGAAGCACGCCAACACTTGGGTGTGCCAATGTGTACATAGCAAGTTTGAAACCTACCCAACCTACAATTAAAAATGCGGCAGTTTCCAAACTTGGTCTTTCTTTTAGCAACTTAACGAACAAGGTAGCAGCAAAACGCATGATAACTACGCCGATAAATCCACCAAGGAAGATAATGATGAATTGACCTCCATCAATACCCCCGATTTGAGGAAGGTTTGTTTTTGGCAATGTCATCGCTAATGCAAAAGCTGCTAAAATAGAGTCAACTGCAAATGCAATGTCTGCAACTTCTACTTTGAAAACTGTCATCCAAAAACCAGACTGTTTTTTTGGCGTATCAACGGTAGCAGCATGCTCCACTTTTGCCACTGCAAACCGTCGCCATATATGGTTTAGTGCGATAAACAGCAAGTATGCGGCACCAATCGCCTGCACCTGCCAAATGGTTACTAAGAATGAGATAGCGAATAAAGACCCGAGCCTAAAGACGAGTGCTCCTGCCAGGCCATAAAATAAAGCCTTTTTCCGTGCTTCTTCCGGGAGGTGCTTAACCATAATTGCTAGTACTAGTGCGTTGTCAGCCGCTAAAATACCTTCAAGTGCAATCAAGACAAGAAGAACCCAGCCGTATTCCAATAATAATGATAATTCCATGGTTTCCTCTCCTTTTTACATAATAAAAGCCTTTCCTAAGAAACAGGTTAAGGCTTTTATGAACACATAAAAGACCTTTACCTAGAACTGTCCAATTTCCAGTTTAGGCAAAGGTCTTGCTAACAACATCAAGGTTGCCGATAAAGCCGGTGCTGATTCAGTCAGTCACGTCATGACGGCAATATCGTTCTCATAGCTACTCCCCTTTGATTGGGCTTGTGCATATGTAGTTTTAATATAAACCTATTCTAGTAGGTTTATAGAAATGTGTCAACAAAATAATTTTTCCTGATTAAGAACGTTTTGTCTGGTCATTGTCTTAAATTTCAAATATTTTATTTCTACACTCTAAATAAATGTTTTATGATATAATCCATACCATTATTACATAATTACTTCATATAAAAGGTCGTGGCTTTGTTATGCATCAAGTATTCTCCTATAAAGAACGTCTTCATCTTTTCATTAAAATTGTCGTTCCAATTCTCATTACTCAGCTTGGCTTATTTTCCATGAACCTTTTCGATATTATGATGACTGGAAACGTCGGTGCAAGTGACTTAGCCGGTGTGGCAATTGGTTCTGGACTTTGGGTTCCAGTTTACACAGGTCTTAGTGGAATATTACTCTCCATCACTCCGATCGTGGCGCAATTGGTTGGCGCCAAAAAAACAGAAGGTGTCCCTTTTTCAATCACGCAAGGTGTGTACGTTGCATTTGCCATGAGTTTACTTATTATATTAATGGGCGCTTTGTTGATTAATCCGATACTTTCTGGAATGAACTTGGAAATAGGAGTAAGACATGTAGCTAAATATTACTTAATTGCACTTGGCTTTGGGATCATTCCATTGTTTGTCTACACAGTAATTCGATGTTTCATTGACGCCCTAGGACACACGAGAACATCTATGATCATCACACTGCTGTCCTTACCTATTAATGTCTTACTGAACTACTTATTGATCTTCGGGAAACTTGGACTCCCTGCCCTTGGCGGAATTGGCGCAGGAGTGGCATCTGCACTTACTTACTGGCTTATCATGATTATTTCTTTATACATTGTCCTAAAGAAAAAGCCTTTTACGAAGTTTCCACTTTTCAAGAAACTATATCCTATTTCTTTTTCAAAGTGGAAAGAGATCTTATTAATCGGGGTTCCGATAGGACTTTCCATCTTTTTTGAAACCAGTATATTCTCAGCTGTTACACTTTTGATGAGTTCTTTTGATACAGTAACGATCGCTTCTCACCAAGTGGCATTAAATTTCGCTTCCCTGCTTTATATGATTCCGCTAAGCATTTCTATGGCGTTAACCATATTGGTTGGTTTTGAAGTTGGGGCAGGACGCATTCATGATGCCAAACAGTACACCATCATGGGCGTAGTTTCGGCAGTTCTTCTTTCCTCCATTTGTGCTGTCTTCCTATATTTCTTTAGAGCAGAAGTGGCTTTTCTTTATACAAAGGATCCAAAAGTGATTGCACTTACAACCGCTTTCCTTTTATACGCCATTTTCTTTCAACTATCAGATGCGATTGCCGCACCAATCCAAGGGGCATTAAGAGGATATAAAGATGTCAATGTTACGTTTATGCTAGCTTTTGTCTCTTATTGGATCATCGGTTTGCCAATTGGATATTTACTAGCAAACTTTACTGACTATGGAGCATTTGGCTATTGGATTGGCTTAATTTGTGGATTAGCAGCTGGAGCTGTCGGGCTTTCATGGCGTTTAAATGTCCTTCAAAAAAGATATATGGCAACAACAGTACCTGTAAAATAAATATAACTATTCTTATAGGAATAAAAAAAGGACTTATGTAGTAAATTGTCGAAAAAAGTCATATTATAATTTTTAAGTGAGGTAATACCTATGAATGATTATGATATGGAAAAAGTCCGTGCTTCTTTACACTATTTTCGCCGTGAGCTAAAAGTCCTTCTTGATTTACTTGAAAGCTATGAACTATCAAATTATGAACAGAAAGCAAAATTGCAAAAAGAGCTGGTTATACAGTTCAAAAATTATAAAGTTAAATTAAAAAGAGAAATAAAAATCTTGATCGAATATGATGCCAATCTTTTGAGTTCAGACTATCTATTACCTTCTTTGGCCGTTGCATTTGCATATCTTCAAGATATTGGAGTCAACCGAATAAACCCTAATAGCGTCCAAAAGGTTGCTCAGCAAATAAAGAAAGCATACTTCTTTATGGAGCGTTGTGACCAAAGCATTAATTCAAAGACATAGAGAAAGGCAGCCGAGTGGCTGCCTTTTAATTTGTGCCTATATTATTTTCCGATGAACATTTGAGTCCAGTAGTTACCTTCTTCCACATGACCTACACCAATGTGAGTGAAGTTTTCATTCATGATATTAGCACGGTGACCTTCAGAATTCATCCAAGCATTTACCACTTCTTCAGGGCTTTGTTGACCTTGTGCAATGTTTTCCCCAGCAGTGTTGTACTGAATTCCGTATTTCTTCATCATATCAAACGGAGATCCGTGAGTCGGGCTGTTATGAGAGAAATAATTGTTTTGCTGCATGTCTTTAGACTTATCTTTCGCTACTTTGCTTAATTCTACGTCCAATTCTAATGGAGCTAAACCTTGTTTTTCACGCTCTGCGTTTGTTAATTCTACTACTTTCTTTTCAAACTCACTTACAGCACCTGCAGTTTGTTCAGTTGCTGGTTTTTCAGCATTTTGCTGTGGAGCTTGTTGTTGTGGAGCTTGAGCTTCTTGTTTTGGCTCTTCTTGTTTCGGTGCTTCAGCAGGAGCTTCCGCTTTTTCTTCTTTTGGAGCTTCTACTTTTTCAGCAGGTTTCTGCTCAGCTTGTTTTGGTGCTTCTTTTTCCGCTGCTTCAGCAGATGGTGCGCCATTTAAGTTTACTTTAACACCATATTTTTCTTCAAGATCTTTTACGTAACCATCTAAGAATGCTTTTGCGTCTTCTTGGTTAGTAAATGCTTTGTTACTATTAAATGAAGTGACTTTGTTTGTTAAGTCACATGTTGGTTTTGTTGGTGCGTTTGATTCTGCTTTTGCATTCATTCCGAATGGTGCTGCTGTTAATACAGCTGCAGTAGTTACAGCAGTGATGATTGACTTTTTGTTGATTTTCATAGGTGTGTTTCCCCCTTGAAAGTTTTTTGTGTTGCTTTCTTGCTACACGAAAATCATATCATGGGTTTTGTGTAATATTAGAGGAATAATGTGGATATTAAATATACGGGTTTTCTATAATTATCCATATACTCCGAAAATCTTTATGTATCAACGGATTTTAAGAAAGGTTAAAAGAATCGTATTTCAAGCATTTTTCCAGTAAAATGAAACACATTAAAATTATACTAAAAAAATGGTGTTGACAAGTTTTAAAACCGTCTTTTTTATTACAGGATAGTACTGTTATGTTACATTCTTTACAGGAAATCTTACTTTTATGGATAAAAAAACCATGAAAACACTAAGCTTTTTTGGAAAGCCTGGTGGTTCGCAAAAATTATTTTTCTATCCAAGTGAACATATACTTTTTATCTTCAATACTGTGAGCTTTTTTAACAACCTTCAAAGGCTTGAATGTATCTATCATCACTGCCAGCTCCAAGGTCTCCTTCTTTCCGATACTAGCTTCAGTGGTACCAGGATGAGGACCATGCGGAATTCCAGATGGGTGTAAGGTAATGGACCCTTCCACAATCCCTTTGCGGCTCATGAAGTTTCCTGCCACATAATAAAGCAGTTCATCACTGTTTACATTGCTATGATAATACGGAGCCGGTATCGCTTCTGGGTGGTAGTCGTATAATCTAGGCACGAAGGAACAAACAACAAAGTTATGTCCTTCAAAAGTCTGATGGACTGGAGGTGGCTGATGAACCCTGCCTGTTATCGGTTCAAAATCTTCTATATTAAATACCCATGGGTAGAGATAACCGTCCCACCCCACAACATCAAGTGGGTGATGACCAAGTACATGTGAATGCAAATGTCCCCTTGTTTTGGTGATTACTTCATACTCGCCTTTGTCTGTATATGTTTCTAATGTTTCCGGACCCCTGAAGTCACGTTCGCAAAATGGACTGTGTTCTAACATCTGTCCATATTCATTGCGATACCTTCTAGGTGTGGTTAGTTGACTAAATGATTCAATGAAGAGTATTTTAGTTTCTTCATTAGGTACGACGCGGTAGATGGTACCGATTGGGATGGTCACATAATCTCCTGGACGGTATGTTATCGTCCCAAACATGGTTTCTACTTTTCCTGAACCGTAATGGATGAATAACAGTTCGTCTCCGTCACCATTTCGGTAATAATTATCCATCTTTTCTGTGACCAGCGCTGTTCCTATTAATAGATCACTGTTTCCTAATAGATACTCTCTGGAATTTAGTGCATTTCCTTTGGTCTCTAATGAAGTGGTTAGTAGGTGGCGATGATTCAGGGCATCTTGTTCTTCATATTCCGGCATATAGCTGCCAAGTACCGTGGATTTCACCACTTCTGTTGGCAGGTAGTGATGATAGAGGATGGATTGTGTACCTGAGAATCCTTTGGTACCCATTACTTGTTCTCTATATAATGTCCCGTCTTCCTTTTTGAACATCGTGTGGCGTTTATGTGGTATTTCTCCCATTTTACGATAATACATGAGCTCACCTCATTATATTGTTTAGTTGTTACTTAAAGTTTGAACGTTCCTTTTCGCTGCAGGCACTCGCTTTCCGCGGGGCGGTGCTTGAGCCTCCTCACTTCGTTGCGGGGACTCAAGTCTACCGCTACCTCCCGCCGGAGTCGAGTGCCTTCCGCTCCAATCCACTTATTGCTGGATATTACTTTCTGCAACAACACACTTATTTTATTGTGTTTTTCAATGTTCCTAGACCTGTAATGGTAAGTTCTACTTCATCCCCTGGTTCTAGCCAGCGGTGTACTTCTGTACCAAGTTCCAGGATGCAGCCGGTACCAACCGTCCCTGATCCTATCACTTCTCCAGGGTATAAGGTAACATCGGCTGAAGCTCTTTCAATCATTTGAGCAAAGCTATAGTGGATCTGCTTGAAATCCCCTTTAGAAAGCAGCCTACCATTTACAGAAGCGGTCATTTCCAGGTTATATCCTTTACTTGTCTTATACGATTCAAGTTCGTCAGGTGTCACAATGACAGGCCCTAGGGATGTCGCAAAATCCTTCCCCTTTGCCGGTCCCAAACCAACCTTCATTTCTTTTGCCTGAAGGTCTCTCGCACTCCAATCATTCATGATGCAATAGCCAAAAATGTACTCTTTGGCATCCTGCGCTTTTATATTTCTGCCTTCTTTTCCAATGATGCAGGCGATTTCCAACTCATAATCGAGCCAATTACACCCTGATGGTTTATCAATCTCATCCTCAGGTCCTTTAATGGCCAAGTGATTGGTAAAATAAAAAACAGGAATCTCATACCACTCCGGAATAACATCCAGTCCCCTTCTTGCACGCGCCGTTTTAACATGTTCCTCAAACGCATAGAAATCACGAACGCTTACAGGTCTAGGTAAAGGTGCTAGTAGGGTGACTTCCTCTATTTTGTATCTACCTTTTGTACGATCACTTTCTAAATGAAGTGTTACGATATCTCTATATTTCTCATACTGGGTTATCAATGTAAGAAGGTCACTTGGTAATAAACCATCTGATGCTTCGTTCATGTCGACAACAATGTCATGATTGATCCAGCCGGCTTTTATCTCACCATAGCTATTTTTAAAAGTAATATACTTCATGACAAACCCTCACATTTCCTTATTTGCGTTGAAGCTCGAACATATCACTAATGGCCTTGGTATACATGCTTCCTGCCATTCTTCCTACAGGGTTCAATTTCTTTGTATCAATCTTACCTTCAAAATACAGGTCATCTGATATGTGAAAACTCTCTACTTTGCCTATAATCAGGCTGCCTGAACCCGGTAGATCACCGAAATGCAACACTTCATGCAGAGAGCACTCCATTTGGACAAGGCTTTCCTTAACCCGTGGCGGTGCAACGACCGAACTAGGCTCCTTCGTAAAACCTGACTCTTCAAATTCATCGACATCGCTTGGGAACTCTGTTGCTGTGATATTCATTTGATCCACTATTTCTTCGCTGACAATGTTAATCACAAATTCCTTTGTGCTTTCGATGTTAAGTAAAGTGTCCTTTTTCGACCCATCTGTGCCTCTTCGCATTGGAGAAAAGCAGACCAACATCGGCTCTGCACTGATCGCAGTAAAAAAACTGAAAGGAGCGATGTTCGCAACTCCTTCCTTATTAATAGAAGAAACTAGCGCGATGGGTCTTGGCAAGATAGACCCTACCATCAGCTTGTATGCATCTTTCCAGGCAAGATTGCTTGGTTGAATATCCATGTTTGTCACCTGCACTTTGCTACAAATTTTTTAATGTCTCGATAAAATAACGGTTATCTTCCATCGAGCAGATGGTGACCCTTATACTGTTTGGATACCCCAAGACTGCTCCTGACTTAACCATTATCCCTTTTGCAAGAAGTTGTTGTGTGATTTCATTTCCGTCTTTGCCGATATGTATCATCATGAAATTTGCATTTGTAGGGAAATAGGTATAACCTAATTTCTCTAGTTCAGCCTCTAAGTACGCTCTACCTCGTTCATTGCGAAGGATACAATCTTTTCTAAATTCCTGGTCCATAATGGCTTCCATTGCAGCTGCTTGACCAAGCTGATTTACATTGAAAACCTCTTTCACCTTGTTTAATTCTGCTAATATGGAAGAATCCATGATGCCATACCCAATTCGTAACCCAGCCAGGCCATATACTTTTGAAAAAGTTCTTAATATAACAAGGTTAGCATGCTTCTCTAGCAAAGGGATGGATTGAAGATATTCCTCACTTGTTGCATATTCATAATACGCCTCATCCAACACAATCAAGATATGTTCTGGTACTTCTTCAATGAAGGAAATAAGATCATCCTTATTTACAATTGTCCCTGTTGGATTGTTAGGATTGCAAACAAAAATCATTTTTGTCTTTTCTGTAATAGTAGCGAGCATAGCTGTCAGATCATGCACGCCACCTTTTAATGGAACGATTACCGGGGTGCCACCTTCAATGGAGACATTGGTTTTGTATCTCGGGAATGTAATATCAGCCATGATGGCTTCTTCTGTTGTATTCAGAAAAGCGCGGATCAGCAGCCTGATAATTTCATCTGAACCATTTCCAATGAACAACTGATTTTGGGCTACCCCTAAAAAATCCGCCAATTTGCTTGAAAGAGCTCTTGCGGAACCGTCCGGGTATGTAAATAAATGATCTAATCTTTGCATTAATTGTTTCTTCACGGATGGAGAACAACCAAACACATTTTCAATTTCAGACATGTTTCTTATATTCACGATTCCTAATTCTGACTGTATATCCTGCAAGCTTTTCCCTAAAGGGTAGGCAGCAATATGTTGGAGTATTTCTCGGCTTTTTACTTTTACCGCCATTTGTTAATCTACCTCCTATAAAAAAGGGAGGAAACTGGTCCTCCCCATAGTAACTTGCTTACAGATTTCCTCTTAATTCTTGCTCTCTTTCAATGGATTCAAATAATGCTTTAAAGTTTCCTTCACCAAAGCCTTTTGCACCTTTACGTTGGATCACTTCAATGAAAAGAGTTGGTCTGTCAACAATAGGTTTTGTAAAGATCTGAAGTAGATAACCTTCATCGTCTCGGTCAACGAGAATGCTCAGCTCGCGAAGCTTTGCGATTTCCTCATCAATTTCCCCTACTCTTTCTGACAACATTTCATAGTAAGTATCAGGAGTATTAAGGAACTCAACACCATTTTCTTTTAGTTTGCTTACTGTCTGAACGATATCTTCCGTTAAAATTGCAATATGTTGAACACCGGCACCATTATAGAACTCCAAGTATTCTTCGATTTGGGATTTTCTTTTTCCTTCTGCAGGTTCGTTGATTGGGAATTTAATTCTGCCACCATTGTGCATTACTTTAGACATTAGCGCGGAATATTCTGTGTTAATATCTTTATCTGTGAAATGAGTCATTTCTTTAAAGCCCATCACTTTTTCGTAATAAGCAACCCATTCTTCCATTTGCTCTACGTTCCCTACCACATGATCGATTCCGATAATTCCTGCATCTTTAACTGGTGTGGAGTTCGTATATGCTTTAAATCCAGGCATGAATACTCCAGTATAATTTTTACGTTCAACCAATGTGTGAATGGTATCTCCGTATGTACCAATTACTGCTTTCTTCAATGTTCCGTACTCGTCTGTCAGCTCTTGTGGAGGCTGGATCGCAATTGCTCCTCTTTCCACCGCTCCGTTGTAAGCACTTTCAACATCTTCCACGACAAGCGCGATATCCTTAACTCCGTCTCCATGCTTTTTAACAAACTCAGAAATTTTTGTATCCTGTTTAAGAGAACCTGTAATGACAAGTCGTACATTACGTTGCTTTAACACATAGGAAACCGTCTCCCTGTTGCCTGTTTCTAATCCAGAATAGGCTATAGGTTGAAAACCGAATGTGGTAGCGAAAAAGTGGGATGCTTGTTTAGCGTTGCCTGTGTAGATCTCCAAATAATCCACATCTTTTACTGGAAAAACTTCTTCTGCTTGATCTTTTTCTTGCATCGTTTTTTCTACGTTCATAAATACCCCTCCTGATTTTTATCTAAAAAATATTATTATTCTGAATATAATATAATCTATAATTTTCATAGTCTGCAAGAGTCTCGTTTAAAGCTAGAATGCTTTGACGCGACAACGTGTCATGAGGATGTTACTTTTTGTTTTGTCACTCTCGGGGCCTTATGAATGGCTTTCCCCTCAAGATCTTCCACCGACTCCCACATGCTTTCATTTACACTAGGATGAGGGTAAGAAGGAAACAGCATATCCTCTTGTCTTGCAACCATTTCTAAAGCAAGTGTTCCGGTACTGATCATTTCTACCGCTTGGGCTCCCATCATATGAATACCTAGTACTAAATCTGTTTTCGCATCTGTAATCGTCTTACTGAAGCCTTCTTTTTGTCCAAGAATGCTTGCATACCCATTTGTTTGGAGAGTGCTTTCCCCTATCTTCACTTCAAATCCATTTTCAACCGCATCTGTTTCCGTCATTCCGACTGTTGCAATTGGAGGAATGGTCTGAACGATTCTAGGAAGAAATGTAAAATCGCACTCGGAATGTTGCCCGGCAATATTTTCTGCCGCGACTTTTCCTTGTTTAATCGCTTTAACGGCCAAGGCAGGGCCTTCTGTAATATCTCCGATGGCATAAATAGATGGTACATTTGTACAACATGATTCATTTATTTTTATAAAACCTTCGTCGCTCAAATGAATGCCTGCGCGCTGAACACCAAGTGTTTCCGTTGAAGGTTTTCTTTCTTCCATACAGTAAAGGTGCGAACTTTCCAGCATGACTGATTCATTCTTAGCCTGCTCAAACCTCACTTCCCACTGAACCTCATTGAACCTGAACTGAGGGATTTTATGAGCCTTATAGAGCTTTATTTTTTGCTTTTTTAACTGCCTCTGCAGTTCTTTGTTTATGGCAGGATCAAATGTAAATTCATGCTGACCTGTTGGAATAATCAAAGTCACCTTCGACCCTAAACTGTTAAAGGTTGTCGCTGCTTCAAGGGTGAAATCATCGTTACCATATAAAATAAGCTCACTTGGCAAATCTTCCAGGTTCCATATTGAAGTAGGTGTTAGAGCTTGAGGGTTTATTTCAGCAATTGGCTGCTTATGGCACCCTGTTGCAATAATTACATCATTAAAAGTGAAAGTATCATATTGATGCCCGTTCTCCACCCCGATTTTAGTAGAGGATATAAAAGAGGCTTCCCCCTCTATGATCTCGATTTTATTTGCTTTACATAATGCCACAACACCTTGAAGTAGTTGCTCGACTACCTTTTGTTTGTGTTCCTGTAACCTTGGCAGGTCGAATATAACCCCGCTAGTATCCAGCCCAAGTTGCTGAAAAGGTTTCATCCGTTGGAAAGACTGTGCAGCTGCAGTATGTACTTTAGACGGGATACATCCTTCATTTAAGCAGACCCCGCCAAGCTTATTTTTCTCAATGATGGTAACCTGTCTACCTAACTGAGCCGCTCGGATTGCAGCGTGATAACCTCCAGGGCCTCCGCCAAGCACCATTACATCACGTTCTTGAGTAAGTTCACCTACGACCATTTAAACCAGCTCCAGCATTAATAATTTTGGTTCTTCTAAAAGTTGAGTCAGCCTGTTGGTAAAGGCTACTGCTGTCGCTCCATCTGCCACACGATGATCAAATGACATGGAAATGTTCATGATAGACCGAATAACAATCTCTTCCTGCTCATTTACAACCGGACGCTTTTTGGTTTTATGGAAGGAGATCAAGCCCACTTCAGGCTGATTGATGATTGGTGTGGCGCCGATACTTCCACCAAGAGGACCAACATTACTGATAGTAAAACTGCCTCCAGTCAATTCTTTCATGGAAAGCTTATTCTCCTGGGCCTTTTTGGTTAATTCTTTTAAATTGGCATGGATTTCTTTTAGTGACTTTTTCTCTACATTACGGATCACAGGGACAATCAGTCCATCTTCAGTATCAGTGGCTATCCCAATATGATGTTCTTTGATCAATTCGATTGTCTCTTCTTCTTCATTCAATCTTGCATTAAAGATTGGATAATCTTTAAGGGCGATGGAAATGGCTTTTAAGAATAAAGCAGTCGCTGATATGCTTTGATTGCTTGTTTTCCAAATTTCTCTTAGTTCTAATATGTTTGTCACATCTACTTCCTCAAAATGGGTGCAATGCGGAATTGTAAGGAGGGACTGTGACATTTTTTTGCCTATTTGTTTTCTTCGTCCTCTGTATGGAATGATCGTTGGAGATTCTTGCTGATCATTAGATTCTGTTTTTGTTTGAACTTGCTGAACTTGCTGTTCTTTCACTTTCACTTTAGGTGCAGGCTGCTCTTTACTTTCTATGAATCTATATACATCTTCATCTGTGATTCTACCAGCAGGGCCGGTTCCTTCAATTTGTTCAATATCAACCCCGGCGTCTCTTGCGATCTTTCTAGTATATGGGGCAGCCATGATTCTAAATGAATGGAGCTTTGTTGGCGGTTGTTGCTCTCTTGTTGTTTCGGTAACCTTAGTGGAAGTGTTTGTATGTGTATCTTTGATAGAAGTTATTGTCTCTTTTCCAGCTGATTCAGCTTCTAATAGAAATAAGGTGGTCCCAACTGGAATGGTTTCCCCTTCTTTTACCAAAATCTCTTTGATTACTCCAGCAAGTGGT
This window of the Sutcliffiella horikoshii genome carries:
- a CDS encoding flavin reductase family protein, with product MDIQPSNLAWKDAYKLMVGSILPRPIALVSSINKEGVANIAPFSFFTAISAEPMLVCFSPMRRGTDGSKKDTLLNIESTKEFVINIVSEEIVDQMNITATEFPSDVDEFEESGFTKEPSSVVAPPRVKESLVQMECSLHEVLHFGDLPGSGSLIIGKVESFHISDDLYFEGKIDTKKLNPVGRMAGSMYTKAISDMFELQRK
- the hisC gene encoding histidinol-phosphate transaminase — protein: MAVKVKSREILQHIAAYPLGKSLQDIQSELGIVNIRNMSEIENVFGCSPSVKKQLMQRLDHLFTYPDGSARALSSKLADFLGVAQNQLFIGNGSDEIIRLLIRAFLNTTEEAIMADITFPRYKTNVSIEGGTPVIVPLKGGVHDLTAMLATITEKTKMIFVCNPNNPTGTIVNKDDLISFIEEVPEHILIVLDEAYYEYATSEEYLQSIPLLEKHANLVILRTFSKVYGLAGLRIGYGIMDSSILAELNKVKEVFNVNQLGQAAAMEAIMDQEFRKDCILRNERGRAYLEAELEKLGYTYFPTNANFMMIHIGKDGNEITQQLLAKGIMVKSGAVLGYPNSIRVTICSMEDNRYFIETLKNL
- the hppD gene encoding 4-hydroxyphenylpyruvate dioxygenase, whose amino-acid sequence is MNVEKTMQEKDQAEEVFPVKDVDYLEIYTGNAKQASHFFATTFGFQPIAYSGLETGNRETVSYVLKQRNVRLVITGSLKQDTKISEFVKKHGDGVKDIALVVEDVESAYNGAVERGAIAIQPPQELTDEYGTLKKAVIGTYGDTIHTLVERKNYTGVFMPGFKAYTNSTPVKDAGIIGIDHVVGNVEQMEEWVAYYEKVMGFKEMTHFTDKDINTEYSALMSKVMHNGGRIKFPINEPAEGKRKSQIEEYLEFYNGAGVQHIAILTEDIVQTVSKLKENGVEFLNTPDTYYEMLSERVGEIDEEIAKLRELSILVDRDDEGYLLQIFTKPIVDRPTLFIEVIQRKGAKGFGEGNFKALFESIEREQELRGNL
- the lpdA gene encoding dihydrolipoyl dehydrogenase; this encodes MVVGELTQERDVMVLGGGPGGYHAAIRAAQLGRQVTIIEKNKLGGVCLNEGCIPSKVHTAAAQSFQRMKPFQQLGLDTSGVIFDLPRLQEHKQKVVEQLLQGVVALCKANKIEIIEGEASFISSTKIGVENGHQYDTFTFNDVIIATGCHKQPIAEINPQALTPTSIWNLEDLPSELILYGNDDFTLEAATTFNSLGSKVTLIIPTGQHEFTFDPAINKELQRQLKKQKIKLYKAHKIPQFRFNEVQWEVRFEQAKNESVMLESSHLYCMEERKPSTETLGVQRAGIHLSDEGFIKINESCCTNVPSIYAIGDITEGPALAVKAIKQGKVAAENIAGQHSECDFTFLPRIVQTIPPIATVGMTETDAVENGFEVKIGESTLQTNGYASILGQKEGFSKTITDAKTDLVLGIHMMGAQAVEMISTGTLALEMVARQEDMLFPSYPHPSVNESMWESVEDLEGKAIHKAPRVTKQKVTSS
- a CDS encoding dihydrolipoamide acetyltransferase family protein; its protein translation is MIEVKLHDIGEGMTQADILSFLVKEGDKVKPDEPLVEVQTDKMTAEIPAPLAGVIKEILVKEGETIPVGTTLFLLEAESAGKETITSIKDTHTNTSTKVTETTREQQPPTKLHSFRIMAAPYTRKIARDAGVDIEQIEGTGPAGRITDEDVYRFIESKEQPAPKVKVKEQQVQQVQTKTESNDQQESPTIIPYRGRRKQIGKKMSQSLLTIPHCTHFEEVDVTNILELREIWKTSNQSISATALFLKAISIALKDYPIFNARLNEEEETIELIKEHHIGIATDTEDGLIVPVIRNVEKKSLKEIHANLKELTKKAQENKLSMKELTGGSFTISNVGPLGGSIGATPIINQPEVGLISFHKTKKRPVVNEQEEIVIRSIMNISMSFDHRVADGATAVAFTNRLTQLLEEPKLLMLELV